The nucleotide window AGCTGCGCTCGGCGAGGATAACGTAATGCTTGATCGGATTTAAATCGCTCCTCTGTACCTCGCGTCAAATTGCGTTATTTGTTTCGATGAATCTGGTTGTGACTTTAAAGTGTTTGCACAGGGAGCTGTCAGTCACTCAAAAGTACGAGAAGGAGTTGCGGGGGTCGCTCATGTCACTGCTTCCAATGATGacaccatatatatatatatatatatatatatataattgttatttatatgcatacatataaatgcatacatataaatgaagagtttggttccaaaacgcaataaacgcaatttttgaaaaaaaattagttactgCCAGAaccagtattatatcaggtcagtattaaaaagtaaattcttaattttacgcaaaatccaatatccgccgtgttattctgtcatcttttttcccaaacgcaataaacgccactcctccttttttacagaatgccataaatccactccacagattacagcgcaccattcacgcaatgtaaacaaacaatggcggctcgctgagtacacggagtcctagttttcctcatctactttgtacttcatgatcaacaaacaaacaaaaacaaaataatactttaatagcattgataaacctgtgatggaaACGTAagtcatcaacatctaataattcaCGCAAGAGGCACTTTGGGAGACGATCGCTTGTTTGCCCGGaccgacagcatcaagtttctgtcatgataacacattgaccccaggggatcttatgaaaaactttccataattttactcaaagtcaacgaaaatcgagcaggaccaaaacattttacagctgatcgctgtgaaaaacgttaagcgaagacgtcaagtataaccgcagcaatgacagtgttcttaatatcacaaagtaagtgttttgattaatgacattaatgtttattttttaaatcagtgtgtacaactagtcaactaaatgaatataacatggcgaagatgaatgcacatttatataggcgattgattcaatagatttatagcattttgaataaaaacttgtcatggatttattgcattttgtggaaaaaataatccgtttttataataagtctttgaaaatcaagttatggatttgaattttttatgtttttataacctaaagatgctatgtgaaagtttgtaacagaaaatagtggttttcatcttgacaCTTTCAATtggtcaaaatggatttattgcgttttggaaccaaactcttcaaaaatatagataatttttatttatatgcatacatataaatgcatacatataaaaacatatatatattttcatataatTTCATGTCCACCTAGCTTTCATTAGTGTCCAGAGTTTAGTGGAAGCACACGGAATGATTGAAAGTGTCACACATTTTCAAACAGTTGCTTTGAACTAAAAACAAACACCTCTGGGTTGAAAGTTCAAATTATCAAACGCTTTTGGTGGTCAGACTTGACGTATTTATTGTTGTATTTAGTAAAAACATACAACAACCATGCGGCGAGGGGTGGATATTGGATGAGATGCATTGTAAAAGTCCCGTGTGGCGGAAACAGATTTTATGCCTCAATTTTGACACACGTGCCCGCAATGTCAGCATTGCTATTTATAGAGACTGTGGTTCAGTCTAATTGTGTTTTTAGGTATGTTCCACATATTAAACATCAAGTATCTGGACACTTCCATTGGCTCTATGCTATAGCACAGGGTTTTTTTAACAGTGGCGGCTGATGACTTCTCTTCTGAGGTGCGTAATTCATAATGTGTTCgcagtgtcgtgtgttgctcgtcatgtcaaaatatttgtttgtgtgaaccatgtgcatcatgcctcTTTTTAAAATACGTGCCTGGTGCACACGCATcgaatgataaaagagacgctcatgttcacaaaatactcgtaCGACACCAACTTAACCCTAACTTTGATTACACAtaagattaagcgagtatctggcaaatgtgagcgtctctcttatcataaacccctttgaagcatctgcagcaggctcaTATTCTGACATGACGTGATGCACAGTTTACATGAcgtgccgaacacatatttttaaaatgatgaaccacacacataacaggttacatacatgttgtgacgagctttaTATCATTTGGCCTCGAAAAATAAGTCACCAGCCACCACTGGTTTTCAGACTTTTTTGCAGCTGAACACCTTtgacctaaattatttacttgagaATTTCCCTGTGATTTTCcagtaaatattttaatatctcATTTGCacgttttaaaaacattaatttttcTTCCGTATTTAAGTTTATTCAGCCCTTTTTTACACAGACATTACAGAAAATGCATCCTGGTTTTGTCTGGAATAGTTTGATCTTCATTCACACTGTCAATGACTTCTCGGAATCTGTGCTTGCATTCACACAGATACAGCaaagatcccgtaaagacacatgacgtttttaaaggaacacgcccacattttgggaatttagcttattcaccgtatcccccagagttaaataagtccatacatatttttttcatctccgtgcatgctgtaactctgtctgacgcatgCCCCTGCTAGCTAAgtttagcacaaagactggaattgaatggctccagctagcatactgctccaaataagtgacaaaataacgccaacattttcctatttatgtgttttgactatacaaatcacacaGGTATATGTGTGATGtgaaataacaaggtcatataagccatcttttaacagtatacatactgggaactatattctcagaaggtgaAGCACTGCTTCTTGGGCGAAGTGATGTCTGTCGCATGAATTCTCGGTTTTATGATGTACTGTAGTATTGCATAATGGTTACATGACATTCAAATTATACAAATCTTAGTAAGTTTTtcgtaacactttacaataaggttgtattagtaaacattagtaaatgcagtAACTAACAtcaacaaacaatgaacaatatagtttttcaagatgtattaagtcttgttaatgttaattattcatgttagttcatggtgcattaattaatgttaaaagTTATAacgcttgattttataaatgcattaacaaatgctgaaattaacatgaacaaagattaatatatgctgtagaaatattgttcattgttagttcatgctatctaatgcattaactaattgttaagAAATATAttcttattataaagtgttgccagtttttttcctctttttttaaACGTACTTTAAATTCATTTTACGATTAAATTGTAAGCATTTGCTATTAACTCATGAACCCTGCGATTTCAATTTGACATTCTGATCATAAGGATTATACCATTAAAAGTTCTTTATGTATTAATGTGAaagattttaaatgatttaatagATATAACTAGGAGCCAACTCTCTGCTTTTTttctgataataataataatacttttaATTTGTAGCTGGATGCTATTTCTGAGGAGAAAAACTGGAGAAACAGTGGTTCTGTCACAGCTCACCAAACCATACAGGAAAAAAGATGGAATAAAGATGATGACATCCCCCTCACAAAAAATGTGATTGCTTTAAGAGACCATCTCAGGATGGTAGAAGATGAAGCAAGAAAGGAATTGACAGAACAAATGGATTTAGATGCATACAAAACATTAAACGAGTCCGTTCTAGCACAGGTCATTATCTTCAACAAGCGGCGTGAAGGGGAAGCATCACGCCTTACTCTTGACGTTTACATGAAAGCAAGCACAAGTGCCATAAACGAGGACATTTATAAAACCTTGTCACCATTGGAAAAGCAGCTCAGCAAGTTATTAACTCGCATAGAAATCAGAGGAAAACGAGGAAAGAAAGTTCCAGTTTTCTTGACAAAGAGAATGAAGGCATCAATTGATTTGTTGGTTCAAAAGCGAGTGGAAGCTGGTGTACCTGCTGAAAATCCCTATCTCTTTGCAAGACCCGGTGTGATGACAAACATACGCGGATGTGACTGTCTGCggaaatatgcaaaaaaaagcAAAGCAGAAAACCCTGAACTCTTGAGGTCAACTAAATTAAGAAAACAAGTTGCCACACTCTGCCAACTCTTGGACCTTAGTGAACAAGAACTGGAGCAAGTTGCAAGGTTCATGGGACATGATATCAGAGTTCACGGTGACTTTTATAGGCAAACGGACAAAACATTTCAAATTGCCAAAATAAGTAAGCTTCTGTTTGCAATGGAGCAAGGCACTCAGACTTTAAGGGGGAAGAACCTTAATACACTTGCACTGGCCTGTGGTACGTTTGCAGTTTTATCTCCAATGCATTTTTATTGTGTAGCCACACATCTTTTAACTGCCTGTGGTTTACCCACTAGGGTAATTTTTAAGAGCTAATCATTGACTTTATTGGACAACTGATAGCAGATTTATCATTTACTGTATACTACcaatgtaattattttaatttagaaGTAGTCCATGTAAAAGTATATTTCTATAAAATTTTAATGTTGTTATCTGTTTCAGGTGAAGGTCCCACACTGAATTCTGTGGGTGTCTCACCGAGAACAAAGAAAAAGAGAGTAAAGCTGGCTGAGGGTAAGTTTTTAAATTTCAAATTTTTTGGCACTAACACTAGgggaccatacgtgccattttcCCGGGAAGTGTcttggccaggatttcgggtgcatcTTCTGGAAGTAtaatttgtcgaccgcatacgtcatcgagaaCACATCCTGGGAAAATGGcacatatggtcaccctaaCTAAGACCGTGTCCTAACTACATGCGAAGCGATATGATTCCAGCGACAGGCAGTTTGTCTGTCCATACTGAATAGGactaaagggctcgttatagtcgtgcgtaggtcctatggcatagccgcgacggcgtaggttccgcgtcggttttcatttatacttttgcatcgtcatgcaaacacacgcacagaccgctggtaggcagtaaccaTGCGTGTCACCACAGCAGCAGCGCAAACGTCAAAGAAGGAGAAgcttagcaagttaacccacaaacgaagaagaaacagcaacttgttgtgtataatttgagaattccagcaatgatggaagtaaataaacagcgacttttgatgcagtttgagttaaatcactccttaaCTTGGCTCATCTTATTTTCACcatcacaaacggaaatacctatgacgcagtttttttacctgacaagaggggttctggtggaccaatcacagcgcttgtggtccgcgtagatctgacgcgctgttaaaatttttgtgaggtgcgtgtcaggctacgcagagctacacTCGTAGAATCTACGCACGACCATAAATCGGGCTTAAACAGGGGCGTGCCACATCATAACAGTTTGCTCTGTTTGTGCGCTGCCCTATCACACTGCAGCTGAAGagcatgcacacatacacagacacaTTCCTACGCTTCTTGGTGCTTTCCCCTGTGCAACTTTAgggatttgttatttatttctgcttttGAATCAAACCTCTACAAACATGAAAGAGGAGAGACATAATATTCATAATGCGCATAGCTTTCATCAAATAAGATCTCTGAGCTGTCAGCCATGACATGTCAGACCGTTTCTAAAATAGAGTAATTGTGGTGTCACGTTGTGGTTGGTTAGGACAAAACTCTGATTATCATGGAAAACATACCTTTTATCGGATGTCGCCGTGGTGCATGTAGTTAGGACATGGTGTTAGAAGCACCTGAAACGTAATTATCTCAGTAAAGAGTTTATAGGCAAAGgactttttgttttttagatgGAGGTTCTGATCTCTCCTCCGCTGAAAAGACACGTCAATCATGCCGTGAAGCTGATGGTTCAGATGTAGATGGTAAGTAATGTTTGAATCTTGAAGACATGTACCACGAGAGTTAACAATACctaatgtttttactaataGCTTCTCATGCGTTTCTGCTACAGATGATTGTTCAGGAGCAAACCTGAAGAAAAAACCCACACCAAATAAGAAAAGACGACGACAGACCAAGAGTGAGAAAACAAAGTGTAAGTTGTTTTTTATGACATGATTCAAATCTCTGTTTTGTGTCAAGCTCAGTTAATAAAACACCTGATCCTGTTATAACGTATGAAGCTCACAGTTacactttttgttttttagatgGAGGTTCTGATCTCTCCTCCGCTGAAAAGACACGTCAATCATGCCGTGAAGCTGATGGTTCAGATGTAGATGGTAAGTAATGTTTGAATCTTGAAGACATGTACCACGAGAGTTAACAATACctaatgtttttactaataGCTTCTCATGCGTTTCTGCTACAGATGATTGTTCAGGAGCAAACCTGAAGAAAAAACCCACACCAAATAAGAACAGACGGCGACAGACCAAGAGTGGGGAAGCAAAGGGTAAGttgattattttttaagtaaacaCAATACAACAGACATTTTAAATCTGTAACAAACTGCTCAGAGACACGAAGGGTTGAGCATCCAAAATGCAGTTTAATATCAGGGCAATCCACAAACATAAGTCCAAGTAAACAGGCAGAAGGTCATACACGGGTAAACAATCCAATAATCAGGGCAACAAGGCAGACAGGGGTATAACACATTGAGATATGTGACCAGCAGAAAAGCGTTATGTTATGGAGTGACCTTTCTCTTTACTAAAAAGCATAAATGAATGAAGCCAAAGATCTTTATAATGAACTGGTCTCCAGTGTGACCGCAGCTTAAATCTTTGTATTTCTGCTTTGCATAAGTTCTTCAAATACAGTTGCAAGAATAATACATTTTAGTTGTTGTGGATCAATTGATGTTAGCAGGTAAATTTATATGTGTCACATTGAGCGTGCTTTCCTTTCCAGAacgtgaaaaaaatatataaatcacataataaatagtatttatatacaatataaaaagAGTATCCCACATTAAAAGAACATTAGGGTTTAGGGATGTTTGATTGAAagtttgttaattttttttcatggTAAATTATTTGTTTAGAATAATCGATAGATTAGTCGTTATAAAAATAGTCGTTAGTGGCATCCCTAGATCAtgtagatggtttcagcagtaacaacataaacaaacggcttttgtggaacacatgtaacttctggtaaaccctgctaagaataaataacaacaaagtcctttttaaagtagtttatttatataacaagcaaattaaacaacacgtagattacctaggaaaccaaaacatttgttattttcgacaaggtatttgttcaatgGTTCAATTTAGCAACtaatcagaccattaaacaaacagagactgaAAGTAAAAGACATTCACAAAACGTGCTCTAATAAACATGTCAAACATGTCTAATAAACTACAAAATTAACAATTACCGTGAACTTCATTGCACTGGCTTTGCTGAGACAGGATGCATATCTTCTGACCTTCAAAAACAATTTACATCACAATAACATAAACATACTTGTTACCGTACCAAGGTACGTTTGAGCCCAAAGTACAGTTCGTTTTGCTAGTGTGATTGCTTCGAATTGTACCAGAGTGTGGTACGCTTAAGCGTAAGGTGGTGCACTTTGCAGAGGTTGTCTCGGGTAGGGTTTACTTTGATTCGGGGGTGAGGCACTCGCTTCTGAATGCCAAGCTTCGTGTCATggtaaggggctgtttacatctggtattaagatgcgttttggtggacgagagagacacatcaagTTCACACCTGGTATTTTAATTGATCTCTTCTGTCCAcattcgaccgcttctgtcctgattgctttgaggggatggtctgtggagACTGTGGGCGAGTCCCTCTGCTTTCGTTTAAACGCGAGTAAGAGAAAtgacaggtttaaattgatgtgaactaatattatgttaGAGTCTGCCGCTTATATTattagtaaacatgctgcacagtgttttgtacatgtagagctttctctgatatttcagaaAAATTTATGAAATAAGCTCACACAACTTTCACATGTTGggaatttaaaacaaatgaaagaggCGGACAGCAGCCACTTCATTTTCATCAATGAAAGCCTTAAGATAGCGTTGTATATTGTGTGTTCGCTCTAGAAGTCAGATCctatgtaaaaacattgtgctcaaTACATTACACATTAGATCAATAGGCGGAGAGTCAAAAGTCTTTTGTGGCTGCTCAAGCACATTTAACCACATGAGCATCTACACCACAAAGCAATCAGGTCGAATGTGTTTTCAACAACTTAATGTGGTCAAAAGTTGACGAGGTTAAAAAGTTTTAGACCTCATTTACACTTGTCTATAGCGTTGTTCACTTGTGATCTGAACAggcaaaatgcatcttaataccaggggTAAACAGCCTCAATAACAATTGGACATGTGCAGCACAAATGCATACAGTTGCGCGTCATCGCATCCTAAATGACCCCAGGTAACAGAGGTGTGTTTGACATCATGCACGCTGCACGGACCGATAGTGAGTGATTGGAGAGCAGACTGCTCACACACATAATTATATAcacatttattatacacagttatTTACCATCTATGTATTAAACTCGCATATTTTTTTACTCAGACTGCAGGCACAACGTCCACTTCTTTAGTGTCAACACTGTGGTACATGATTTCTGTAAACACAAATGTAGATaaactttatatttaaaaaaataaggttaAGGTACACACAGAAAAAGACTTTATTGCAGAGGCATCTGGAATCCATGAAGTgaagtaaaatgttttttaaagggatagttcggccaaaaacgatattaaacccattatttactcacccccaagctgtccgagttgcatatgtccatcgtttttcagacaaacacattttcggatattttaaaaaatattttatatctttctgttgattaaatgtaatgttacggggtccagcaatagtccacgaccttcaagtccaaaaaagtgcgtccatccttcacaaattaaatccaaacggctccaggatgataaacaaaggtcttctgagggtaatccgtgcggtgttgttgtagaaatatccatatttaaaatggtattaacgttataaactaccttctggtagcgccgccatcttagagtgatgcgcattcaggatgagagcttacgcagcatACAgcggtttctctgctgctgctgtccccccgccctccgaatttgtcatacgtcactaagaaaagtgcgtacactacgctaatactctctcctgagtctaagatggcggcgctaccagaaggtagtttataacgttaataccattttaaatatggatatttctacaacaacaccgcacggattacccacagaagacctttgtttatcatcctggagccgtttggatttaatttgtgaaggatggacgcactttttttggacttgaaggtcgtggactattgctggaccccgtaacattacatttaatcaacagaaagatctaaaatattttctaaaatatccgaaaatgtgtttgtctgaaaacgatggacatatgcaactcggacagcttgggggtgagtaaatcatgggtttaatatcgtttttggccgaactatccctttaaatgccaCAATCTTGTACCTGATCTAAAGAGATACTTTAAACAACAAGCATGTCTTGAAAGGCAGGTTTTCATGAgttaaatatacaaaacaatatataaaatttgTTAGCTGTTAACCCACACATACTGATTTGTGGTTTTGATCAAAGATCATCTCATCTTGGCCCTTTTTTCGCAGACTGAGAATTTATCTACACACATTcacagttatttattttaaatggcaACTATAACAATTCGAACACTTCtagtataaagacaaaaatCAATTACATAAAACAATTATGAAATGGGATGAAATTGAACTTTACCTTGCTGTAAAAACGTTTCAAAAGAAACCGACGGTCGTGTGGGTAGCTGTTTGATTTCGCATCATACAGGTCCTCTGGTGGGTGGGTGCTTAGTTATTGGTAAGTCCTTTTCCATAGGTGGATTTTACACTGTTGATGTAAACCGACTCTTACAATTTCCATGTAGATTGCAAAAAATGTTATAATTCCAGCAGAGACCGTACAGTATTCAACCACCCTTAAACTATATACTGTCTAAACGTTTGTGGCTCAACAAATCTTGTAATGCATGACCGTACAAAACTCCTGTTACAGGCACAGGTTTATGTGTGACTTTGTTTTTTAGATGGAGGTGCTGATCTCTCCTTCCTTGAAAAGCGACTTAAGTCATGCCGTGAAGATGGTAGTTCGGAATCAGATGTAGATGGTTAGTAATGTTTTAATCTTGTTTGTAGTAGTGTGATAGTGTTTCATGAAGGCTTG belongs to Paramisgurnus dabryanus chromosome 2, PD_genome_1.1, whole genome shotgun sequence and includes:
- the LOC135783561 gene encoding uncharacterized protein isoform X1, with protein sequence MERFQRRLERLRQHHNKCASRYEQTFLRQETMGERSTQLDAISEEKNWRNSGSVTAHQTIQEKRWNKDDDIPLTKNVIALRDHLRMVEDEARKELTEQMDLDAYKTLNESVLAQVIIFNKRREGEASRLTLDVYMKASTSAINEDIYKTLSPLEKQLSKLLTRIEIRGKRGKKVPVFLTKRMKASIDLLVQKRVEAGVPAENPYLFARPGVMTNIRGCDCLRKYAKKSKAENPELLRSTKLRKQVATLCQLLDLSEQELEQVARFMGHDIRVHGDFYRQTDKTFQIAKISKLLFAMEQGTQTLRGKNLNTLALACGEGPTLNSVGVSPRTKKKRVKLAEDGGSDLSSAEKTRQSCREADGSDVDDDCSGANLKKKPTPNKKRRRQTKSEKTKYGGSDLSSAEKTRQSCREADGSDVDDDCSGANLKKKPTPNKNRRRQTKSGEAKDGGADLSFLEKRLKSCREDGSSESDVDDDCSGANLLKKPTPNKNIGRQTKSAKVSAKVNVKRPWSEAERSAVHKHLAKFIAERRVPGKLPCMKCIEEEEALNERSWKDVKNFVYNTIVTLNRRSASRKLKF
- the LOC135783561 gene encoding uncharacterized protein isoform X2, with amino-acid sequence MVEDEARKELTEQMDLDAYKTLNESVLAQVIIFNKRREGEASRLTLDVYMKASTSAINEDIYKTLSPLEKQLSKLLTRIEIRGKRGKKVPVFLTKRMKASIDLLVQKRVEAGVPAENPYLFARPGVMTNIRGCDCLRKYAKKSKAENPELLRSTKLRKQVATLCQLLDLSEQELEQVARFMGHDIRVHGDFYRQTDKTFQIAKISKLLFAMEQGTQTLRGKNLNTLALACGEGPTLNSVGVSPRTKKKRVKLAEDGGSDLSSAEKTRQSCREADGSDVDDDCSGANLKKKPTPNKKRRRQTKSEKTKYGGSDLSSAEKTRQSCREADGSDVDDDCSGANLKKKPTPNKNRRRQTKSGEAKDGGADLSFLEKRLKSCREDGSSESDVDDDCSGANLLKKPTPNKNIGRQTKSAKVSAKVNVKRPWSEAERSAVHKHLAKFIAERRVPGKLPCMKCIEEEEALNERSWKDVKNFVYNTIVTLNRRSASRKLKF